The following coding sequences are from one Phycisphaeraceae bacterium window:
- a CDS encoding alpha/beta hydrolase family protein has product MAKLEIRYSSEVLGMSRTLHALVPEHREVPAGGFPVLWLLHGLYGDDSDWTRYGRAEFHVQEQPLVVVMPSTDRAWYTDMAAGYRYWTHLSEELPGVVGRMLPVTERREHTFVAGLSMGGYGSFKWALRSPERFAAAGSFSGALGRAGQMDHGDRATEWMQEQGHIFGDLERFAGGDDDTEALARRLAGSDGVRPELFQACGTADFLYQQNLRFRDTAREVGLGLTYEEHEGEDHRWPYWDRMLGRFLAWLDVPGRL; this is encoded by the coding sequence ATGGCGAAGCTGGAGATTCGGTACAGCTCGGAGGTTCTGGGGATGAGCCGGACGCTGCACGCGTTGGTGCCGGAGCATCGAGAGGTGCCTGCGGGGGGTTTTCCGGTGTTGTGGTTGCTGCATGGGCTCTATGGGGATGATTCGGATTGGACGCGTTATGGCCGGGCGGAGTTTCACGTGCAGGAGCAGCCGTTGGTGGTGGTGATGCCATCGACGGATCGGGCGTGGTACACGGATATGGCGGCGGGGTATCGGTACTGGACGCATCTGAGCGAGGAGTTGCCGGGTGTGGTGGGACGGATGTTGCCGGTGACGGAGCGGCGGGAGCATACGTTTGTGGCGGGGCTGTCGATGGGGGGTTACGGGTCGTTTAAGTGGGCGTTGCGGTCGCCTGAGCGGTTTGCGGCGGCGGGGTCGTTTTCCGGTGCGTTGGGGCGTGCTGGCCAGATGGACCATGGGGATCGGGCCACGGAGTGGATGCAGGAGCAGGGGCATATTTTCGGTGATCTGGAGCGATTTGCGGGTGGGGATGACGACACTGAGGCGTTGGCGCGGCGGCTGGCGGGGTCGGATGGGGTGCGGCCGGAGTTGTTTCAGGCGTGTGGGACGGCGGATTTTCTGTATCAGCAGAATCTGAGGTTTCGGGATACAGCCCGGGAGGTTGGGCTGGGGTTGACGTATGAGGAGCACGAGGGAGAGGACCATAGGTGGCCTTACTGGGATCGGATGCTGGGTCGTTTTTTGGCGTGGCTGGATGTTCCGGGGCGGCTGTGA
- a CDS encoding DUF971 domain-containing protein yields the protein MPDITPRSLDLDKDKGLTIRWSDGRVSFYPVNLLRRLSPSAEAREMRKAIAANPLTVLPSSTSSSEPLRAVDAELVGNYAVRIRFSDGHDTGLYAWPYLRSIDPNQPPADATTQPDEPDR from the coding sequence ATGCCCGACATCACCCCCCGTAGCCTCGACCTCGACAAAGACAAAGGACTCACCATCCGCTGGTCCGATGGCCGCGTCTCCTTCTACCCCGTCAACCTCCTCCGCCGACTCTCGCCCTCCGCCGAAGCCCGCGAGATGCGCAAGGCAATCGCCGCCAACCCCCTCACCGTCCTCCCCTCATCAACCTCATCCTCCGAGCCCCTCCGCGCTGTCGATGCCGAACTCGTCGGCAACTACGCCGTCCGAATCCGCTTCTCCGACGGACACGACACCGGCCTCTACGCCTGGCCCTACCTCCGCTCCATCGACCCCAACCAGCCCCCCGCAGACGCCACCACCCAGCCCGATGAGCCCGATCGCTAA
- a CDS encoding response regulator transcription factor: MRTTTANNHAESGMPDPKNRHHQESSDTSILIVEDEQDLLELLEYNLEREGFNVRTAATGEAGLKEARAQPPDLLILDLMLPGMDGLEVCRTLKSRDNTADIAIIMLTAKGEETDIVRGLELGADDYVTKPFSPRILMARIQAILRRASEAASSEAANPRTIEAADVTIDLDRHEVHASGNLIDLTATEFKLLTLLASRRGRVYTRQQIIESIHEGFAAVTDRSVDVQVVALRRKLGETGQRIETVRGVGYRFRD; encoded by the coding sequence ATGCGGACCACCACCGCCAACAACCACGCGGAGTCAGGTATGCCCGACCCAAAAAACAGGCATCACCAGGAATCCTCCGACACCTCAATCCTCATCGTCGAAGACGAGCAGGACCTACTCGAACTCCTCGAATACAACCTCGAACGCGAAGGCTTCAACGTCCGTACCGCCGCCACAGGCGAAGCCGGACTCAAAGAAGCCCGCGCCCAACCACCCGACCTCCTCATCCTCGACCTCATGCTCCCAGGCATGGACGGACTCGAAGTCTGCCGAACCCTCAAGTCACGAGACAACACCGCCGACATCGCCATCATCATGCTCACCGCCAAAGGCGAAGAAACCGACATCGTCCGCGGACTCGAACTCGGCGCCGACGATTACGTCACCAAACCCTTCAGCCCCCGCATCCTCATGGCCCGCATCCAGGCCATCCTCCGCCGAGCCTCCGAAGCCGCTTCCAGCGAAGCCGCCAACCCCCGCACCATCGAAGCCGCCGACGTCACCATCGACCTCGACCGCCACGAAGTCCACGCCTCCGGAAACCTCATCGACCTCACCGCCACCGAGTTCAAGCTCCTCACCCTCCTCGCCTCCCGCCGCGGCCGCGTCTACACCAGACAGCAAATCATCGAATCCATCCACGAAGGATTCGCCGCCGTCACCGATCGCTCCGTCGATGTCCAGGTCGTCGCACTCCGAAGAAAACTCGGCGAAACCGGACAACGCATCGAGACCGTCCGTGGCGTCGGCTATCGTTTCCGAGACTAA
- a CDS encoding regulatory protein RecX encodes MPDTTVTALRPDPRNEDRVRVMVGPRRVATLSPRSIIDLGVAVGREWTEAMADGAQASEQADRAVQKARGYLARRPHTRKQLDLKLAKAKFEPPARREALDRLDHAGLLDDLAFATRYVEELRSRKGAGPRLIQNKLRAAGVSDQTIAQVTQQTEADELNDAARALEYARKQMAGLARLAPQVRQRRLFGRLARRGYDTDTIRDVVDQLTKDDNPD; translated from the coding sequence GTGCCCGACACCACCGTCACTGCCCTCCGACCCGACCCCCGCAACGAGGACCGCGTCCGCGTCATGGTCGGACCCCGCCGCGTCGCCACCCTCTCACCACGCTCCATCATCGACCTGGGCGTCGCCGTCGGCCGCGAATGGACCGAGGCCATGGCCGACGGGGCCCAAGCCAGCGAGCAAGCCGACCGTGCCGTCCAGAAAGCCCGCGGATACCTCGCCCGCCGACCCCACACCCGCAAACAACTCGACCTCAAACTCGCCAAAGCAAAGTTCGAGCCCCCAGCACGCCGCGAAGCCCTCGACCGACTCGACCACGCCGGTCTCCTCGACGACCTTGCCTTCGCCACCCGCTACGTCGAAGAACTCCGCAGCCGCAAGGGCGCCGGACCACGCCTCATCCAGAACAAACTCCGCGCCGCTGGCGTATCCGACCAGACCATCGCCCAGGTCACCCAGCAGACCGAAGCCGACGAACTCAACGATGCCGCCCGCGCCCTCGAATACGCCCGCAAACAGATGGCCGGACTCGCTCGCCTAGCACCCCAAGTCCGCCAACGCCGCCTCTTCGGCCGCCTCGCCCGCCGCGGATACGACACCGACACCATCCGCGATGTCGTTGACCAACTCACCAAAGACGACAACCCCGACTGA
- a CDS encoding PEGA domain-containing protein has protein sequence MPKTTLPLLLITALLLTGCARRTLIITSEPAGALVHLNDQEVGRTPIQLPFTYYGVYDVRLENDNSKPLWTTGKADPPWWAYPGPDFFAEFIPGLHDRVEWHYTLDPAPNPADENIDAVNDRARQMRANLDRPMP, from the coding sequence ATGCCCAAGACGACCCTCCCTCTGCTCCTCATCACCGCCCTGCTCCTCACCGGCTGCGCCCGCCGCACCCTCATCATCACCTCCGAACCCGCCGGGGCCCTAGTCCACCTCAACGACCAGGAAGTCGGCCGCACCCCCATCCAACTCCCCTTCACCTACTACGGCGTCTACGACGTCCGACTCGAAAACGATAACAGCAAACCCCTCTGGACCACCGGCAAAGCCGACCCGCCCTGGTGGGCCTACCCCGGACCCGACTTCTTCGCCGAGTTCATCCCCGGACTACACGACCGCGTCGAATGGCACTACACCCTTGACCCCGCTCCCAACCCCGCCGACGAGAACATCGACGCCGTCAACGACCGCGCCCGACAGATGCGCGCCAACCTCGACCGCCCCATGCCCTGA
- a CDS encoding DUF1572 family protein, translated as MAGSSSELGRVMIDAAIEMFRSQKRMADRAIEQVTFDQLRQSPDAESNSAAVIMKHLAGSMRSRWTDFLTSDGEKPWRDRDDEFIDRYKDERELMRDWEAGWSILFRTLDSLKPEDLTKTITIRDEPDLVVAVIYRQMAHYGYHIGQLVWLCRWQAGADWSVITIPRSPKPAASPERS; from the coding sequence ATGGCGGGTTCGAGCTCTGAACTTGGACGGGTGATGATCGACGCGGCGATCGAGATGTTCCGGTCGCAGAAGCGGATGGCGGATCGGGCGATCGAGCAGGTGACGTTTGATCAGCTACGTCAGTCACCTGATGCCGAGAGCAACAGTGCTGCGGTGATCATGAAGCATCTGGCGGGGTCGATGCGGTCGCGGTGGACGGACTTTCTGACCTCGGACGGTGAGAAGCCCTGGCGGGATCGTGATGACGAGTTCATTGATCGGTACAAGGATGAGCGTGAGTTGATGCGTGATTGGGAGGCGGGGTGGTCGATTCTCTTCCGGACGCTGGACAGCTTGAAGCCTGAGGACCTGACGAAGACGATTACGATTCGTGACGAGCCTGATCTGGTGGTCGCTGTGATTTACCGTCAGATGGCGCACTACGGCTACCACATTGGTCAACTGGTTTGGCTGTGTCGGTGGCAGGCGGGTGCGGACTGGTCGGTGATCACGATCCCGCGGTCGCCTAAGCCTGCGGCGAGTCCTGAGAGGTCCTGA
- a CDS encoding sugar phosphate isomerase/epimerase, with product MPAIPFALQLYSIRNLAKKDICEAIRKTASWGYQGVEFAGFHGVSPAELKKLLDDLGLGVAGSHVGLDVLEGDQLQKTVEEHLAVGCTNLVVPWIDEPMRDSEDACKKTAERLAAAADAVKKHGCRAGYHNHWFEFTPFANGKTCWQMIGEGTPADFIMQYDTGNGQAGGQDPVKVLSQFPGRGHTLHLKEYVGKPGENGPEGLGKAVVGKGGTDWAAVLKAAKEVSKASWLIVEQEGHETLDELEAAKQCAENIKAMPG from the coding sequence ATGCCTGCGATTCCTTTTGCACTGCAGCTTTATTCGATCCGAAACCTGGCCAAGAAGGACATCTGCGAGGCGATCCGTAAGACGGCTTCGTGGGGTTATCAGGGGGTGGAGTTCGCCGGGTTCCACGGCGTGTCGCCTGCGGAGCTAAAGAAGCTGCTGGACGATCTAGGGCTTGGTGTTGCGGGGAGTCATGTCGGGCTGGATGTGCTGGAGGGTGATCAGCTTCAGAAGACGGTGGAGGAGCATCTGGCGGTGGGTTGCACGAATCTGGTGGTGCCTTGGATTGATGAGCCGATGCGGGATTCGGAGGATGCGTGCAAGAAGACGGCGGAGCGGCTTGCGGCGGCGGCCGATGCGGTGAAGAAGCATGGTTGCCGGGCGGGGTACCACAACCACTGGTTCGAGTTCACGCCTTTTGCGAATGGCAAGACGTGCTGGCAGATGATCGGGGAGGGTACGCCTGCTGATTTCATCATGCAGTACGACACGGGCAATGGCCAGGCTGGCGGGCAGGATCCGGTGAAGGTGCTGAGTCAGTTTCCGGGTCGCGGTCACACGCTGCACCTGAAGGAGTATGTCGGCAAGCCAGGCGAGAACGGGCCGGAAGGTCTTGGCAAGGCGGTTGTCGGCAAGGGTGGGACGGACTGGGCTGCGGTGCTCAAGGCGGCGAAGGAAGTGTCCAAGGCGTCGTGGTTGATTGTTGAGCAGGAAGGCCACGAGACGCTGGATGAGCTTGAGGCGGCAAAGCAGTGTGCTGAGAACATCAAGGCGATGCCTGGCTGA